In the Clostridium sporogenes genome, one interval contains:
- the hydF gene encoding [FeFe] hydrogenase H-cluster maturation GTPase HydF, producing the protein MNTTPNANRIHITFIGKTNSGKSSLMNAIIGQDISIVSPIEGTTTDPVSKAMEFIPLGPVLFTDTAGLEDNTKLGKIRIEKTLNTLLRTDFAVYVMSAEDIDINLYEKTINKFKKQNISYITVINKMDIIEKNKIDNIKNIIEDPIFVSSNDINSILNLKDLIIKNLSKTKEDHTIIGNLLPYNSKVIMVIPIDSEAPKGRLILPQVQLIRDCLDHGIKSYVVRDTELKSALDDLKNVDLVITDSQAFKKVNNIVRKNIKLTSFSILLANYKGNLKTFVEGTKAINSLNENSKILISESCTHNFSHEDIGRVKIPNMINSHVDKKLNYEFKMGESFPQDVDKYDLIIHCGACMVNKKSMDSKLKLCIEKNVPITNYGILISYLTGILDRSIEVFNIK; encoded by the coding sequence ATGAATACTACACCTAATGCCAATAGAATTCATATAACTTTTATAGGTAAAACTAATTCTGGAAAGTCTTCTTTAATGAATGCAATAATAGGCCAAGATATATCTATTGTATCACCTATAGAAGGAACTACTACTGATCCTGTAAGTAAAGCTATGGAATTTATACCTTTGGGGCCAGTTCTATTTACAGATACGGCTGGATTAGAGGATAACACTAAACTTGGGAAAATAAGAATTGAAAAAACTTTAAATACTCTTTTAAGAACAGATTTCGCTGTATATGTTATGTCTGCTGAGGATATTGATATAAATTTATATGAAAAAACTATAAATAAATTTAAGAAGCAAAATATTTCTTATATAACAGTTATAAACAAAATGGATATTATAGAAAAAAATAAAATAGATAATATAAAAAATATAATAGAAGATCCTATATTTGTTTCATCAAATGATATTAATAGTATCCTTAATTTAAAAGATTTAATAATAAAGAATTTAAGCAAAACTAAAGAAGATCATACCATTATAGGTAATCTACTACCATACAATAGCAAAGTAATCATGGTAATACCCATAGATTCTGAAGCTCCAAAGGGTAGATTAATATTGCCACAAGTACAATTAATAAGAGATTGTTTAGATCATGGTATAAAAAGTTATGTAGTTAGAGATACAGAATTGAAATCTGCATTAGATGATTTAAAAAATGTAGATCTAGTCATAACAGATTCTCAAGCCTTTAAAAAGGTAAACAATATTGTTCGCAAAAATATAAAACTCACAAGTTTTTCTATATTACTTGCTAATTATAAAGGTAATTTAAAAACTTTTGTAGAAGGAACTAAAGCTATAAACAGCTTAAATGAAAATTCTAAAATACTTATATCTGAAAGTTGTACACATAATTTTTCTCATGAAGATATCGGTAGAGTTAAAATACCCAACATGATTAATTCACATGTGGATAAAAAATTAAATTATGAATTTAAAATGGGTGAAAGTTTTCCACAAGATGTGGATAAATATGATCTTATAATTCATTGCGGTGCTTGCATGGTAAATAAAAAATCTATGGATTCAAAGCTTAAATTATGTATAGAAAAAAATGTGCCTATAACTAACTATGGCATATTAATCTCTTATTTAACTGGTATTTTAGATAGAAGTATAGAAGTGTTTAATATTAAATAA
- a CDS encoding dUTP diphosphatase → MNLKKLFELQKTLDEHITKNHSLEGKSLLSEKILALQVELAELANETRCFKYWSIQSPSNKSTILEEYVDCLHFILTLGLEQNFKDLTLQPKNLDYSLTEQLLNLYIDINDFIICSSKDHYITLFEDFLDLGINLGFSEKDVEEAYLKKNNINHDRQNNGY, encoded by the coding sequence ATGAATTTAAAAAAGTTATTTGAACTTCAAAAAACTCTAGATGAACATATAACAAAAAATCATTCTCTAGAAGGTAAATCCCTATTAAGTGAAAAAATTTTAGCTCTACAGGTGGAACTAGCTGAACTAGCTAATGAAACTAGATGTTTTAAATATTGGAGTATTCAATCACCTTCAAATAAATCTACTATACTTGAAGAATATGTAGATTGCCTTCATTTTATTTTAACATTAGGATTAGAGCAAAACTTTAAGGATTTAACTCTACAACCCAAAAACTTAGATTACAGTTTAACTGAGCAACTTTTAAATCTTTATATAGATATAAATGATTTTATAATCTGTTCTTCTAAAGATCACTATATTACTTTATTTGAAGATTTTTTAGACTTAGGAATTAATTTGGGATTCTCAGAAAAAGATGTAGAAGAAGCTTATTTAAAAAAGAATAACATAAATCATGATAGGCAAAATAATGGTTATTAA
- a CDS encoding LysR family transcriptional regulator: MNERKLRIFYEVAEKLNMTEVAEKLYISQPAVSQTILELENELGVKLFDRINRRLYLTNEGDIFLNYVRRILNMYDDSIRSLKDINSLKTGKLKIGASTTIGIYILPDIIGKFSKEYKGIDISIAIENTKLISDMILDNSIDFAFVEGPVYNEEIIKENFCNDELVFITSPEHQWSNKDNISIDEIHKEKIIMREMGSGTREVFESYMTANNVNYNIAFELGNTEAIKKAVEAGLGISCISKRCIKNEINNNTLSQTKLKEFEIKRNLILIYHKDKFLPKLLKTFIKFALENA; encoded by the coding sequence ATGAATGAAAGAAAGCTTAGAATATTTTATGAAGTAGCAGAAAAGCTTAATATGACAGAAGTAGCAGAAAAGTTGTATATAAGTCAGCCAGCAGTTAGTCAAACTATATTAGAGTTAGAGAATGAATTAGGTGTTAAATTATTTGATAGGATAAATAGAAGATTGTATTTAACAAATGAGGGAGATATTTTTTTAAATTATGTAAGAAGAATTTTAAATATGTACGATGATTCTATAAGAAGCCTTAAGGATATTAATAGTTTAAAAACAGGAAAGCTTAAAATAGGAGCTAGTACAACTATAGGTATATATATTTTGCCAGACATAATAGGAAAATTCTCAAAAGAGTATAAAGGTATAGATATATCTATAGCAATAGAGAATACTAAGTTGATAAGTGATATGATATTAGATAATAGCATTGACTTTGCATTTGTAGAGGGCCCTGTGTATAATGAAGAAATTATAAAAGAAAATTTTTGTAATGATGAATTAGTCTTTATAACTAGTCCAGAACATCAATGGAGTAATAAAGATAATATAAGTATAGATGAAATACATAAAGAAAAGATAATAATGAGAGAAATGGGAAGCGGTACAAGAGAAGTTTTTGAAAGCTATATGACAGCTAATAATGTAAATTATAATATAGCCTTTGAATTAGGAAATACAGAAGCTATTAAGAAGGCTGTTGAAGCAGGTCTAGGGATATCATGTATATCTAAAAGATGCATTAAAAATGAAATAAATAATAATACATTATCACAAACGAAATTAAAAGAATTTGAAATAAAGAGAAATCTTATACTTATATATCATAAAGATAAATTCTTGCCTAAATTATTAAAGACTTTTATAAAATTCGCATTAGAAAATGCATAA
- a CDS encoding DMT family transporter yields the protein MMGIIYSIISGLAMTLQGVFNTRLGDKIGMWETNTLVQGTGFIITIIIWMLAGDGNFKAIKNVNKLYLLGGFLGVIIIYTVMKGIGALGPTYAIGIILVSQLTSAALVDAFGFFDSQTIKFGPNKLIGVIVMLIGIIIFKYKS from the coding sequence ATGATGGGAATAATATATTCAATAATATCTGGTCTAGCTATGACTTTACAGGGAGTATTTAATACTCGTTTAGGTGATAAAATAGGTATGTGGGAAACTAACACACTTGTCCAAGGTACTGGATTTATAATAACTATTATAATTTGGATGCTAGCTGGTGACGGTAATTTTAAAGCTATAAAAAATGTTAATAAATTATATCTATTAGGTGGATTTTTAGGAGTCATTATTATTTATACAGTAATGAAAGGGATTGGAGCTTTAGGGCCTACTTATGCCATAGGTATAATATTAGTATCTCAACTTACTTCTGCAGCACTAGTGGATGCTTTTGGATTTTTTGATTCACAAACTATAAAGTTTGGCCCTAATAAACTCATAGGAGTTATAGTAATGTTAATTGGTATAATAATATTTAAATATAAGAGTTAA
- a CDS encoding PHP domain-containing protein, translating to MIIDTHIHESKYSLDSEISLEEIVKRAKEIGLDGVCITDHESSDIMDEAHAYSKATGFLILVGAEILTYEGDILVFGLKEIPKNKMHAKDLLKIVYENNGVAISAHPYRNNNRGMGDYIRQAKMLGLSGVEAFNGSTEPHQNLLAYSLATELNLPCIGSSDAHVIENVGKYATVFPNGIRDEKDLIQAIKGNNVCPAMYDNGLYKHVDIYNKVVNNLDNSIYKIV from the coding sequence ATGATAATAGATACTCATATACATGAAAGTAAATATTCATTAGATAGCGAAATATCTTTAGAAGAAATAGTGAAAAGAGCAAAAGAAATAGGGTTAGATGGAGTTTGTATTACAGATCATGAAAGTAGTGATATTATGGATGAAGCACATGCTTATTCAAAAGCTACAGGATTTTTAATACTTGTTGGTGCTGAAATACTTACATATGAAGGTGATATACTGGTATTTGGATTAAAGGAGATACCTAAAAATAAAATGCACGCTAAAGATTTATTAAAAATAGTATATGAGAATAATGGAGTAGCTATTAGTGCTCACCCTTATAGAAATAATAATAGAGGTATGGGTGATTATATAAGACAGGCAAAGATGTTAGGGTTATCTGGAGTAGAAGCCTTTAATGGTAGCACAGAGCCTCATCAAAATTTATTAGCATATTCTTTAGCTACAGAGTTAAATCTTCCATGTATAGGATCTAGTGATGCACATGTTATAGAAAATGTGGGTAAGTATGCTACTGTATTTCCAAATGGAATAAGAGATGAAAAAGATTTAATACAGGCCATAAAAGGAAATAATGTTTGTCCAGCTATGTATGATAATGGATTATATAAACATGTAGATATATATAATAAAGTAGTCAATAATTTAGACAATAGTATATATAAGATTGTATAG
- a CDS encoding glycosyltransferase, which produces MKKILNMLAQRPDKTGSGMYLQALIKEADKNGYKQAVIAGISSKDTNVTFSSKNPIEFFPVIFETPDLPFHIVGMSDVMPYESEKYKNLSIDMLKKWKTSFTSAIKKAVNKFNPDIIICHHLWILTALVKELYPNKKIIAFCHGTDLRQLHSFKNISKPISKEILNYVINNCKKLETIIVSHKDEKQLVIKSYKMDKNKIFIAGTGFNPDIFYMNENKNISNKIKIVYAGKLSYSKGVPFLINSINLIKKYLNNIELYLAGSGAGEETTSIINLCTSNSCNYTINVLGALSQKKLSSLFRECDILVLPSLYEGLPLVLMEAMACGLKIVCTNLPGINEWMGKIINNSGIIEYVPMPKLKNIDTIIESEIPSFQHNIALAIEKQIKNNLLINNNLKKAIENKSWTKAFLDIERLF; this is translated from the coding sequence ATGAAAAAAATATTAAACATGTTGGCTCAAAGACCTGATAAAACTGGAAGTGGTATGTATCTTCAAGCCCTTATCAAGGAAGCTGACAAAAATGGATATAAGCAAGCCGTAATAGCTGGTATATCCTCAAAAGATACAAATGTAACTTTTTCTTCAAAAAATCCTATTGAATTTTTTCCTGTAATATTTGAAACCCCTGATTTACCCTTTCATATTGTTGGTATGAGTGATGTAATGCCTTACGAAAGTGAAAAATATAAAAATTTATCTATAGATATGCTAAAAAAATGGAAAACTTCCTTCACATCTGCTATAAAAAAAGCTGTTAATAAATTTAATCCAGATATAATAATATGTCATCATTTATGGATTCTAACTGCTCTCGTAAAGGAATTATATCCAAATAAAAAAATTATAGCCTTTTGCCACGGAACAGATTTAAGACAATTACATTCTTTTAAAAATATTTCTAAGCCTATTTCTAAAGAAATATTAAATTATGTAATAAATAATTGCAAAAAATTAGAGACTATAATAGTATCTCATAAAGATGAAAAGCAGCTAGTTATAAAGTCATATAAAATGGATAAAAATAAAATATTTATTGCTGGCACAGGCTTCAATCCAGATATCTTTTATATGAATGAAAATAAAAATATCTCAAATAAAATTAAAATAGTTTATGCTGGTAAACTAAGCTACTCTAAGGGAGTACCTTTTTTAATTAATTCAATCAACCTAATAAAAAAATATTTAAATAATATAGAACTTTATTTAGCTGGTTCTGGAGCTGGTGAGGAAACTACAAGCATAATCAATTTATGTACAAGTAACTCTTGCAATTACACTATAAATGTTTTAGGAGCTCTTTCTCAAAAAAAACTATCTAGCTTATTTAGAGAATGTGATATACTAGTACTTCCTTCTTTATATGAAGGATTACCTTTAGTTTTAATGGAAGCTATGGCTTGTGGGCTAAAAATAGTCTGTACAAATTTACCTGGTATAAATGAATGGATGGGTAAAATAATTAATAATAGTGGAATTATAGAATATGTTCCTATGCCTAAGTTAAAAAATATAGATACTATAATTGAATCGGAAATCCCAAGTTTTCAACATAATATAGCTTTAGCTATAGAAAAACAAATTAAAAATAATCTACTTATAAATAATAATCTTAAAAAAGCTATAGAAAATAAGTCATGGACAAAGGCATTCTTAGATATAGAAAGGCTATTTTAA
- a CDS encoding LysR family transcriptional regulator yields the protein MDFKQIEAFISVAKYKSFSKAANSVFLSQPAISSHIATLEKELSVQLFDRTSKEVLLTPAGNSFLKYALEILSARDNAICCLSNFNNTVCGKLTLTASSTPCNTIIPQLVKDFENKFPDVSFNILEQSSGEVIENLLSFNSEIGIIGDLIGDDKIKTYKLIEDNLVLISNPSLNIPDEINAESILKYEFVLRKKSSATRKTFENNLKKSGIDPSSLEVCCEVNNLDTIFQFVKTGVGVSVISEKVYNGYLGLSSIKKSKITNLNLKRNLYLAICSKRTLTPTAKAFFDFCLDYFDIHKNN from the coding sequence ATGGATTTTAAACAAATAGAAGCTTTTATAAGTGTAGCTAAATATAAAAGTTTTTCTAAAGCAGCCAATTCAGTATTCTTATCACAACCTGCTATAAGTTCTCATATAGCTACTTTGGAAAAAGAACTTAGCGTACAACTTTTCGATAGAACTTCTAAAGAAGTTTTATTAACTCCTGCTGGAAATTCCTTCTTAAAATATGCATTGGAAATTTTAAGCGCTAGAGATAATGCTATATGTTGCTTATCTAATTTTAATAATACTGTGTGTGGAAAATTAACTTTAACTGCTAGTAGTACACCTTGTAACACAATAATACCTCAATTAGTTAAAGACTTTGAAAATAAATTTCCAGATGTGTCTTTTAACATATTAGAGCAAAGCTCTGGAGAAGTAATAGAAAACTTATTGAGTTTTAACTCAGAAATTGGTATTATTGGTGATCTAATAGGAGATGATAAAATCAAAACTTATAAGCTAATAGAAGATAATTTAGTTTTAATATCTAATCCTAGTTTAAATATTCCAGACGAAATAAATGCGGAATCCATATTAAAATACGAATTTGTGCTTAGGAAAAAATCTTCTGCTACAAGAAAAACTTTTGAAAATAATTTAAAAAAGTCTGGTATTGATCCCTCATCTCTAGAAGTCTGTTGTGAAGTAAACAATTTAGATACAATTTTTCAATTTGTAAAAACCGGTGTAGGTGTATCTGTTATTTCTGAAAAGGTTTATAATGGGTATTTAGGATTGAGTTCCATAAAAAAAAGTAAAATAACAAACCTAAATTTAAAAAGGAATTTATACTTAGCTATATGTTCCAAAAGAACTCTTACTCCCACAGCTAAAGCATTTTTCGATTTTTGTTTAGATTACTTTGATATACATAAAAATAATTAA
- a CDS encoding S8 family serine peptidase: MFSFKNKIEETLKIAIKNNYYKNYRVLIICTNLQKDIEKKVKLHKGKVLKSISLCNCVCAYVSSRAIERLLEYPQVIYICLDPYAYLCGNSVCASNNVTISERYSLTGQNIGIGVVDTGVYPHTDLINPTNRIKSFLDLINNYNYPYDDNGHGTFVSGIIAGNGSLSDGLYKGIAPKSHLCVVKAFNKLGKGFVSDILFGIENLINIREEFNIKIICLPFEVPYINYKVLDLFSKIFNIALNNNIIIIVPSGNNGNVEGSIQGIATLKSCITVGGIDTTSLEKKPYVYSSSGPFSNIEKPDLAAAAVNICSLNSNTNYISEKRGSKIYPKPLDGAYNNFTGTSCAAAYISGVCSLLFENNQELLFKDILSLMKVSCSLLPFSKWIQGSGVIDINKLLP; this comes from the coding sequence ATGTTTTCTTTTAAAAATAAAATTGAGGAGACTTTAAAAATAGCAATTAAAAATAATTACTATAAAAACTATAGAGTTCTTATTATTTGTACAAACCTTCAAAAAGACATAGAGAAAAAAGTTAAATTACACAAAGGTAAAGTACTAAAGTCCATATCTTTATGTAATTGTGTTTGTGCTTACGTATCCTCTAGGGCTATTGAACGACTTTTAGAATATCCTCAAGTAATATATATATGTTTAGATCCTTATGCTTATTTATGTGGAAATAGTGTATGTGCTTCTAATAATGTAACTATATCTGAAAGGTATTCTCTTACAGGCCAAAATATTGGAATTGGTGTTGTAGATACAGGTGTTTACCCTCATACAGATTTAATTAATCCTACTAATAGAATAAAAAGCTTTTTAGACTTAATAAATAATTATAATTATCCCTATGATGATAACGGACATGGTACCTTTGTATCTGGTATTATAGCTGGAAATGGCTCTTTGTCTGATGGTCTCTATAAGGGTATTGCTCCTAAAAGTCATTTATGTGTAGTAAAAGCTTTTAATAAATTAGGTAAGGGATTTGTATCTGATATATTGTTTGGAATAGAGAACCTAATAAATATAAGAGAAGAATTTAATATAAAAATTATTTGTCTTCCATTTGAAGTTCCCTATATTAATTATAAAGTACTAGATTTATTCTCTAAAATTTTTAACATAGCCTTAAATAATAACATAATAATCATTGTACCTTCTGGTAACAATGGCAATGTTGAAGGTTCTATACAAGGCATAGCAACTTTAAAATCTTGTATAACTGTAGGTGGAATAGATACTACATCCTTAGAAAAAAAACCTTATGTTTATTCCTCTTCTGGACCTTTTTCAAATATAGAAAAACCTGATTTAGCTGCTGCAGCTGTTAATATATGTTCTTTAAATTCTAATACAAATTATATATCTGAAAAAAGAGGTAGCAAAATATATCCAAAGCCTCTTGATGGAGCTTACAATAATTTTACTGGTACTTCTTGTGCTGCAGCATATATAAGTGGAGTTTGCAGTTTATTATTTGAAAATAATCAAGAACTTCTATTTAAGGATATACTATCTTTAATGAAAGTATCCTGTTCCCTTTTACCTTTTTCTAAATGGATTCAAGGCTCTGGAGTTATCGATATAAATAAACTTTTACCTTAA
- a CDS encoding phosphoglycerate dehydrogenase encodes MNVKALFTYNYGKENMKKIESLGYDIIIINEKEIQYKNQFKDIEVLVCYNPFNTLDISLMKNLKWIQLSSTGVDQVPNEVVLKNNIIVTNNNGGYSIPIAEWIVLKTLELLKNSKNFYRKQENKIWKLDTSLLELYGKTIGFIGTGSIAKEAAKRFSAFDVNILGVNTKGKDVEFFDKCYSRDNIKEMVSKCDVVVVSIPYTKATENLVNKNILNSMKDEALFINISRGNIVDEKKLIENLKLGRIKGAALDVFEDEPLVEDNPIWDLENIIITPHNSWISEKRNIRRFNVIYENLKNYKEGIELKSIVNMSKGY; translated from the coding sequence ATGAACGTAAAAGCATTGTTTACTTATAACTATGGTAAAGAAAATATGAAAAAAATAGAAAGTTTAGGTTATGATATAATTATTATAAATGAAAAAGAAATACAATATAAAAATCAATTTAAAGATATAGAAGTTTTGGTTTGTTATAATCCTTTCAATACATTAGACATATCCCTTATGAAGAATTTAAAATGGATACAGCTTTCAAGCACAGGTGTAGATCAAGTGCCTAATGAAGTTGTTTTAAAAAATAATATTATAGTAACTAATAATAATGGAGGCTATTCTATACCAATAGCTGAATGGATTGTTTTAAAAACATTGGAACTTTTAAAAAATAGTAAAAATTTTTATAGAAAACAAGAAAATAAGATTTGGAAATTAGATACTAGCTTATTAGAGTTATATGGGAAAACCATAGGATTTATAGGAACTGGAAGTATTGCAAAAGAAGCTGCTAAGAGATTTTCAGCCTTTGATGTTAATATATTAGGAGTTAACACAAAAGGAAAAGATGTAGAGTTTTTTGATAAATGCTATTCTAGGGATAATATAAAAGAAATGGTTTCAAAATGTGATGTAGTAGTAGTAAGTATACCTTATACTAAAGCAACAGAAAATTTAGTGAATAAAAATATATTAAATAGTATGAAGGATGAAGCATTATTTATAAATATATCAAGAGGAAATATTGTAGATGAAAAAAAGCTTATAGAAAATTTAAAGCTAGGAAGAATAAAAGGAGCAGCATTAGATGTGTTTGAAGATGAACCTTTGGTTGAAGATAACCCCATTTGGGATTTAGAAAATATTATAATAACTCCTCATAATTCATGGATTTCAGAAAAAAGAAATATTAGAAGATTTAATGTGATATATGAAAATTTAAAAAATTATAAAGAAGGCATAGAATTAAAAAGCATTGTTAATATGAGTAAGGGTTACTAA
- a CDS encoding sodium:solute symporter family protein, which produces MLIVSIIITLILTGIAGYIGKLKVKTAKDFINADNKLGILGVTSMLMGSIIGGASTVGTAQMAYKHGISAIWFILGVCIASILLGLLYSSQVGKANMTTLPQIIGNTYGIKARTSSSLLLSLGMFIHISGQVLACTPLFTSIFNLDVKITSIIVIFLLVCYIVFGGFWGSTMVGAVKTVLLYGTSIICGIILIFSLNGTAEILNHFPKNPWFNIFSDGIFEDLASGFSTVLGILSTQTYFQSIMAGKSPKTSKISSFLVAFLIFPVGIVCTLIGMYMRIHFPNINPNEAFPLFLINYLHPALGGVSIATVLISSIATGAGLALGIATMMVKDIIPTLSNKKLEDKREILYLRICILIIGILTLVIVTNNTDSMILNWGFLSMIFRATPIFVPVLCALFFKNKINKKAGFHCVLAGPLSSILWIIIGFSGITSIYIGITMNILAMTYASKRFNSVKRI; this is translated from the coding sequence TTGCTTATAGTAAGTATAATTATAACATTAATTTTAACTGGAATAGCTGGATATATTGGCAAACTAAAAGTAAAAACGGCTAAAGACTTCATAAATGCAGACAATAAACTAGGCATATTAGGAGTAACCAGCATGCTTATGGGCTCTATAATAGGAGGTGCTTCAACAGTAGGTACTGCACAAATGGCTTATAAACATGGTATATCTGCTATATGGTTTATATTAGGAGTATGTATTGCTAGTATTTTATTGGGGCTTTTATATTCTAGCCAAGTTGGCAAAGCTAACATGACTACCCTGCCTCAAATTATAGGAAATACTTATGGTATAAAAGCAAGAACTAGCTCTAGCTTGTTACTTTCTTTAGGTATGTTTATTCATATAAGTGGTCAAGTGTTGGCTTGCACACCCCTTTTTACATCTATATTTAACCTAGATGTAAAAATAACTTCTATAATAGTAATCTTTTTGTTAGTTTGTTATATAGTATTCGGAGGTTTTTGGGGTAGCACTATGGTAGGTGCTGTTAAAACTGTACTTTTATATGGTACAAGTATAATATGTGGAATTATATTAATCTTTTCATTAAACGGCACTGCAGAAATTTTAAATCATTTTCCTAAAAATCCTTGGTTTAATATATTTAGCGACGGTATTTTTGAAGATTTAGCTTCAGGATTTTCTACAGTACTTGGAATACTTTCTACCCAAACCTACTTTCAGTCTATTATGGCTGGTAAAAGTCCTAAAACTTCTAAAATAAGTTCATTTTTAGTAGCCTTTTTAATATTTCCAGTAGGTATTGTATGTACACTTATAGGAATGTATATGAGAATTCACTTCCCAAACATAAATCCTAATGAAGCTTTTCCTCTATTTTTAATTAATTATCTTCACCCAGCTTTAGGGGGTGTATCTATAGCTACAGTTCTTATATCTTCTATAGCTACTGGTGCTGGATTGGCCTTAGGCATAGCTACAATGATGGTAAAAGATATAATACCAACTTTATCTAATAAAAAATTAGAAGATAAAAGAGAAATTTTATATTTAAGAATATGTATTTTAATAATAGGTATTTTAACATTAGTAATAGTTACAAATAATACTGACTCCATGATATTAAATTGGGGATTTTTATCTATGATATTTAGAGCTACCCCTATATTTGTACCAGTATTATGTGCATTATTCTTTAAAAATAAGATTAATAAAAAAGCGGGATTCCATTGTGTATTAGCTGGACCTCTATCAAGTATCCTTTGGATAATTATTGGATTTAGCGGAATAACTTCTATATATATAGGTATTACTATGAATATACTTGCTATGACTTATGCAAGTAAAAGATTTAATTCTGTTAAAAGAATATAA